The Paracoccus sediminicola genome has a segment encoding these proteins:
- a CDS encoding ABC transporter permease — protein MKAFRNLELYLGAGLIIIIGGIVLFAPLLFPDGGSKMDLTARLMPAFQDPAHPLGTDTQGRDLLARIAHGGRVSFLVGLLSAAGAVVIGTVIGLMAGYYRGFADMFLMRFADVQLALPFILLAMTVIAIIGPGLDRIVILMIVAQWVQYARLIRGATLTLRDAEYVQAARAYGLGNMRIIFGHILPNAMGPLVILATLNVANNILLESSLTFLGFGIDPLTPSWGGMLASARNYVQTAPWLTIFPGLAIMLTVLGLNLLGDWLRDRLDPLGHTK, from the coding sequence ATGAAGGCATTTCGGAATCTCGAACTGTATCTCGGCGCCGGGCTGATCATCATCATCGGCGGCATCGTCCTGTTCGCGCCGCTGCTGTTCCCCGATGGCGGATCGAAGATGGATCTGACGGCGCGGCTGATGCCGGCGTTCCAGGACCCTGCGCATCCTCTGGGCACCGACACGCAGGGGCGCGACCTGCTGGCGCGCATCGCCCATGGCGGGCGGGTCAGCTTTCTCGTCGGGCTTTTATCGGCAGCGGGCGCGGTGGTGATCGGCACGGTGATCGGGCTGATGGCCGGGTATTACCGGGGCTTTGCCGACATGTTCCTGATGCGCTTCGCCGATGTGCAGTTGGCGCTGCCCTTCATCCTGCTGGCGATGACGGTGATTGCGATCATCGGGCCGGGTCTGGACCGGATCGTGATCCTGATGATCGTGGCGCAATGGGTGCAGTATGCGCGGCTGATCCGCGGTGCCACGCTGACGCTGCGCGACGCGGAATATGTGCAGGCGGCGCGCGCCTATGGGCTGGGCAATATGCGCATCATCTTCGGGCATATCCTGCCAAACGCCATGGGTCCGCTGGTCATCCTCGCCACGCTGAACGTCGCCAATAACATCCTGCTGGAAAGCAGCCTGACCTTCCTCGGCTTCGGCATCGACCCGCTGACACCAAGCTGGGGCGGCATGCTGGCGAGTGCGCGGAACTATGTGCAGACCGCGCCCTGGCTCACCATCTTTCCCGGCCTGGCCATCATGCTGACGGTGCTTGGGCTGAACCTGCTGGGCGACTGGCTGCGCGACCGGCTGGATCCGCTGGGCCACACCAAATGA
- a CDS encoding ABC transporter substrate-binding protein encodes MTNFRTTLVSAALAALIGMPAMAEGTLTVAQRQDANNWDPIDTFLVAWSSPGGSIFDGLIRRDENLELQPGLATEWEVLEDGMRLRFKLREGVSFHNGEPFNAEAVKYTFDRLLGDEGAAGPQRSNYTSIESVEIVDDSTVEFVMNKPDPVMLTKLSGYGAMIVPPQYIEENGEEHFDLNPVGTGPFKFVSYEPSARLELEANPDYFDGAPELDKLIYRFIPEASTRLAELQSGGIDIDHNPVFANLPVLEGTDGIEVISVPGPTVYGLRFNTKEGITTDANVRRALIMATDRQALIDAFLGGNGQIIAEMQGPLSFGYDEALEPYPYDPEQAKQLLEEAGVEQGAEITIDYRASHADFGEVVQAMTGFFAEVGINASVNPVEDAVFLNELVPQGQVNELFEFAWGGWTFDYDNTAYLIYHDGEVWNPFGTTPEMNALLEEQREVADPDERLRILREIAEMAKDEAYHLPVYNENQIYAVSDRVEGFVPAPDQRVRYTEVSVTE; translated from the coding sequence ATGACAAATTTCAGGACAACACTCGTCTCCGCCGCGCTTGCCGCGCTGATCGGCATGCCGGCCATGGCCGAGGGCACGCTGACCGTCGCTCAGCGGCAGGATGCGAATAACTGGGATCCGATCGACACGTTTCTGGTCGCCTGGTCTTCGCCCGGGGGAAGCATCTTCGACGGGCTGATCCGGCGCGACGAAAATCTTGAACTGCAACCCGGCCTCGCCACTGAATGGGAAGTTCTGGAAGACGGGATGCGGCTGCGCTTCAAGCTTCGCGAGGGCGTCAGCTTCCACAATGGCGAGCCTTTCAACGCCGAGGCAGTGAAATACACTTTCGACCGGCTATTGGGCGATGAAGGGGCGGCGGGGCCTCAGCGTTCCAACTATACCTCGATCGAAAGCGTCGAGATCGTGGATGACAGCACCGTCGAATTTGTCATGAACAAGCCCGATCCGGTGATGCTGACCAAGCTTTCGGGCTATGGCGCGATGATCGTGCCGCCGCAATATATCGAGGAAAACGGCGAAGAACATTTCGACCTGAACCCGGTCGGCACCGGCCCGTTCAAATTCGTCTCTTACGAACCGAGCGCACGGCTCGAGCTTGAGGCCAACCCCGATTACTTCGACGGCGCGCCCGAGCTGGACAAGCTGATTTATCGCTTTATCCCCGAGGCCTCGACCCGTCTGGCCGAGCTGCAATCGGGCGGTATCGACATCGACCATAACCCGGTCTTCGCCAACCTGCCGGTGCTGGAAGGCACGGACGGGATCGAGGTGATCTCGGTGCCCGGCCCGACCGTCTATGGGCTGCGCTTCAACACCAAGGAAGGCATCACGACGGATGCGAATGTGCGCCGCGCGCTGATCATGGCGACCGACCGGCAGGCGCTGATCGACGCATTTCTGGGCGGCAACGGCCAGATCATCGCCGAGATGCAGGGGCCGCTGTCATTCGGATATGACGAAGCGCTGGAGCCCTATCCCTATGACCCGGAGCAGGCGAAGCAGCTTCTGGAAGAAGCGGGCGTCGAGCAGGGGGCAGAGATCACCATAGATTACCGTGCCTCTCACGCCGATTTCGGCGAGGTGGTGCAGGCGATGACCGGCTTCTTTGCCGAGGTCGGCATCAATGCCAGCGTGAACCCGGTCGAGGATGCTGTGTTCCTGAACGAGCTGGTGCCGCAGGGTCAGGTGAACGAGCTGTTCGAATTCGCCTGGGGCGGATGGACCTTCGATTACGACAACACCGCCTATCTGATTTATCACGACGGCGAGGTCTGGAACCCCTTCGGCACCACGCCCGAGATGAACGCGTTGCTGGAAGAACAGCGCGAGGTGGCCGACCCCGATGAGCGGCTGCGCATCCTGCGCGAGATCGCCGAGATGGCCAAGGACGAGGCTTATCACCTGCCGGTCTATAACGAGAACCAGATCTACGCCGTCTCGGACCGGGTCGAGGGTTTCGTGCCGGCGCCCGATCAGCGGGTGCGCTATACCGAAGTCAGCGTGACCGAATAA
- the selB gene encoding selenocysteine-specific translation elongation factor, whose protein sequence is MILGTAGHIDHGKTALVQALTGVDADRLAEEKARGITVDLGFAYADLGDGSITGFVDMPGHERLIHNMIAGAGGIDAALIVIAADDGIMPQTREHLEILSLLGLRRAVVAISKADLAGDERIEKLRRDIGATLAATPMAGAEVIAVSARSGRGIADLRDHLAGMAAETAERSRAGRFRMIADRAFTLDGVGTVVTGMVVSGTIAPGDDLIISPAGHEARVRGLRAQNRKTLRAGAGERVAVNLSGIAKEGIHRGDVLLAPSLQAPSARVDAVLHWVDARAFTSGLRARLHVGAADAEVRVVSLGGRLGADGGRLVQLVLDRPLALGWDEAFLLRDLSATRTLGGGRLLDLRPPARRRATEERRATLAAMAEPDPEAALQKLLDTSPHLVDLDGFLRDRALADDGAVVPGAAILGASPRYLLSAEQHAALMAQLSERLAEFHAANPDLQGMAREALRLALRPRLPKPGFAALLREAAAAGQVALDGGFARLPSHAPQMSAEDETLYSRIAPALGGETRFRPPRVRDLAAETGVDEREIRRMMKFAARLGRVDQIAQDHFFLRETTAEMAEMVRALSDDADGGWFTAPAFRDRTRNGRKVAIQILDFFDRVGLTLRRGDLRRVNPHRAELF, encoded by the coding sequence GTGATTCTCGGCACGGCTGGCCATATAGACCACGGCAAGACGGCGCTGGTGCAGGCCCTGACCGGGGTGGATGCGGATCGGCTGGCCGAGGAAAAGGCGCGCGGCATCACCGTTGATCTTGGCTTTGCCTATGCGGATCTGGGCGATGGCTCGATCACGGGTTTCGTCGACATGCCGGGCCATGAGCGGCTTATCCACAACATGATCGCCGGGGCGGGCGGCATCGACGCGGCGCTGATCGTGATCGCTGCCGATGACGGGATCATGCCCCAGACCCGCGAGCATCTGGAAATTCTGTCGCTGCTTGGGCTGCGTCGCGCTGTGGTCGCGATCAGCAAGGCCGACCTGGCCGGCGATGAGCGAATCGAAAAGCTGCGCCGCGATATCGGCGCGACGCTTGCCGCGACGCCCATGGCCGGGGCAGAGGTGATCGCCGTCTCGGCAAGATCCGGTCGGGGCATTGCCGATCTGCGCGACCATCTGGCCGGCATGGCCGCCGAGACCGCCGAGCGAAGCCGGGCGGGGCGCTTTCGCATGATCGCTGACCGTGCTTTCACGCTGGACGGGGTCGGCACGGTGGTGACCGGGATGGTCGTGTCGGGAACAATCGCGCCGGGTGACGATCTGATCATCTCTCCGGCCGGGCATGAGGCGCGCGTTCGCGGCCTGCGCGCCCAGAACCGCAAGACCCTCCGAGCCGGGGCGGGCGAACGGGTCGCCGTCAATCTGAGCGGCATTGCCAAGGAGGGGATCCATCGCGGCGATGTTCTGCTGGCACCATCGCTTCAAGCGCCGAGCGCGCGGGTCGATGCGGTGCTGCATTGGGTCGATGCCAGGGCGTTCACCAGCGGGCTGCGCGCGCGGCTGCATGTCGGTGCAGCCGATGCCGAGGTGCGTGTGGTTTCGCTGGGCGGCAGGCTTGGTGCAGATGGCGGGAGGCTGGTGCAACTCGTGCTCGACCGCCCGCTTGCACTTGGCTGGGACGAGGCTTTTCTGCTGCGCGATCTCTCGGCGACGCGCACATTGGGCGGCGGCCGATTGCTGGATCTGCGCCCGCCCGCGCGCCGCCGTGCAACCGAAGAGCGCCGCGCGACCTTGGCGGCGATGGCGGAACCCGACCCGGAGGCCGCGCTGCAAAAGCTGCTCGACACCTCGCCGCATCTTGTCGATCTCGACGGTTTTCTGCGCGACCGCGCGCTGGCCGATGATGGGGCGGTCGTTCCGGGCGCGGCGATCCTTGGCGCGTCCCCGCGCTATCTTCTGTCGGCCGAGCAGCACGCGGCGCTGATGGCGCAGCTATCCGAGCGGCTTGCGGAGTTTCACGCCGCCAATCCCGACCTTCAGGGCATGGCGCGCGAGGCGCTTCGGCTGGCGCTGCGCCCGCGCCTGCCCAAACCCGGTTTCGCCGCATTGCTGCGCGAGGCCGCGGCTGCCGGGCAGGTCGCGCTCGATGGCGGATTTGCCCGGCTGCCGAGCCATGCACCGCAGATGAGCGCCGAGGACGAGACGCTGTATTCGCGCATCGCTCCGGCGCTCGGGGGCGAGACGCGGTTCCGTCCGCCGCGCGTGCGCGATCTCGCCGCCGAGACCGGCGTGGACGAGCGAGAGATCCGGCGGATGATGAAATTCGCCGCCCGGCTCGGCCGGGTGGACCAGATCGCGCAGGATCATTTCTTCCTGCGCGAGACCACTGCCGAGATGGCCGAGATGGTGCGAGCGCTGTCGGACGATGCTGACGGTGGCTGGTTCACCGCCCCTGCCTTCCGAGACCGCACCCGGAACGGGCGCAAGGTGGCGATCCAGATCCTCGATTTCTTCGATCGCGTGGGGCTGACCCTGCGGCGCGGTGATCTGCGCCGTGTGAACCCGCATCGCGCCGAGCTGTTCTGA
- a CDS encoding ABC transporter ATP-binding protein, with protein sequence MSERDDRALLRVDDLSIAFGGADPVVRDLSFAVARNETLAIVGESGSGKSVSSLAVMGLLPHVGGRRVSGRIEFDGADLTQAPQQALRKLRGNRMAMIFQEPMTSLDPVFTVGDQIGEALRLHRGMTGSAARTEAARLLDMVRLPNARDQLKRYPHQLSGGMRQRVMIAMALSCNPDLLIADEPTTALDVTIQAQVLQIIRDMQRELGTAVMFISHDMGVVSEMADRILVMRHGEKVEEGPAERVIRNPEADYTRALMAAVPKIGAMQGRIRPAKFDLPGQPPQTGDHPDPAKEQGDMPLLRVEDLSTRYDLSSGLLGRVTRRVHAAENINFDIRAGETLALVGESGSGKSTVGKTLQQLVSPSEGRILFRGVDVLALSAAERMRFKREIQYVFQDPYGSLNPRRTIRRSLLEPMQVHGLVTDPDRQVAGLLESVNLSPDLAGRYPHEFSGGQRQRICIARALACQPSLIIADEAVSALDVSVQAQVINLLMDLQAERGLAYLFISHDMAVVERVSHRVAVMYLGQIVELGTRQQIFEDPRHPYTRRLLEAVPVMDPGRAPPRREMTGDIPSPIRPVDDPPPLHRLIDLGDGHLLAENHEEFEQQEGKAA encoded by the coding sequence ATGTCCGAGAGGGATGACCGGGCGCTGCTGCGCGTGGACGATCTGTCGATTGCCTTCGGCGGGGCCGATCCGGTGGTTCGCGACCTCTCTTTCGCGGTGGCGCGCAACGAGACCCTGGCGATTGTCGGCGAATCGGGTTCGGGCAAGTCAGTCAGCTCGCTGGCTGTGATGGGTCTTTTGCCGCATGTCGGCGGGCGGCGTGTATCGGGCCGGATCGAATTCGACGGCGCCGATCTGACCCAGGCCCCGCAACAGGCGTTGCGCAAGCTGCGCGGCAATCGCATGGCGATGATCTTTCAGGAGCCGATGACATCGCTCGACCCGGTCTTTACCGTTGGCGACCAGATCGGAGAGGCGCTTCGGCTGCATCGTGGCATGACCGGATCGGCAGCGCGGACCGAGGCGGCGCGGCTTCTCGACATGGTGCGGCTTCCCAATGCGCGCGATCAGCTGAAGCGCTATCCGCATCAGCTTTCGGGCGGGATGCGGCAGCGGGTGATGATCGCCATGGCGCTGAGCTGCAATCCCGACCTCCTGATCGCAGACGAACCGACCACGGCGCTCGACGTGACCATTCAGGCGCAGGTGCTCCAGATCATCCGCGACATGCAGCGCGAACTGGGCACCGCGGTGATGTTCATCAGTCACGATATGGGCGTGGTTTCGGAAATGGCCGACCGCATTCTGGTGATGCGGCATGGCGAAAAGGTCGAGGAGGGCCCGGCCGAGCGGGTCATCCGCAATCCGGAGGCCGATTATACCCGCGCGCTGATGGCCGCGGTGCCGAAGATCGGGGCGATGCAGGGCCGGATCCGCCCGGCCAAGTTCGATCTTCCCGGACAGCCACCGCAGACGGGCGATCACCCCGACCCGGCAAAAGAGCAGGGCGACATGCCGCTTTTGCGGGTCGAGGATCTGTCGACGCGCTATGATCTCAGCTCGGGGCTGCTCGGGCGGGTCACGCGGCGCGTCCATGCCGCCGAGAACATCAATTTCGACATTCGCGCCGGTGAGACGCTGGCGCTTGTCGGGGAATCCGGCTCGGGGAAATCGACGGTCGGCAAGACGCTGCAGCAGCTCGTCAGCCCGAGCGAGGGCCGGATCCTGTTTCGTGGCGTCGATGTGCTGGCGCTGTCGGCGGCCGAGCGGATGCGCTTCAAGCGCGAGATCCAGTATGTGTTTCAGGACCCCTATGGTTCGCTGAACCCGCGGCGCACGATCCGGCGCAGCCTGCTCGAGCCGATGCAGGTGCATGGGCTGGTGACCGATCCCGACCGGCAGGTGGCCGGCTTGCTGGAATCCGTCAATCTCTCACCCGATCTGGCCGGGCGCTATCCGCATGAATTCTCGGGCGGGCAGCGGCAGCGGATCTGCATTGCCCGCGCGCTTGCCTGCCAGCCCTCGCTCATCATCGCCGATGAGGCCGTCTCGGCGCTCGACGTGTCGGTGCAGGCGCAGGTCATCAACCTGCTGATGGATCTTCAGGCCGAACGTGGGCTGGCCTATCTGTTCATCAGCCATGACATGGCGGTGGTCGAACGGGTCAGCCATCGCGTCGCGGTGATGTATCTGGGACAGATCGTCGAGCTGGGCACCCGGCAACAGATCTTCGAAGATCCGCGCCACCCCTATACGCGCCGGTTGCTTGAGGCGGTGCCGGTGATGGATCCCGGCCGCGCCCCGCCGCGACGCGAGATGACCGGCGACATTCCGAGCCCGATCCGCCCGGTGGATGATCCGCCGCCGCTGCATCGACTGATCGATCTTGGCGATGGGCATTTGCTGGCCGAAAATCACGAAGAATTCGAACAACAGGAAGGAAAAGCAGCATGA
- a CDS encoding peptidase M14: MSWTEFPRTLDHLPADAQEAWLFESPAARQSAERRLGIKLRSAYKTLLHEVLERGLLRGAESASIRCPVVEGDDPDRFRLECYPLSDLVATRIRYEMVPHLGDGLPCYHILRDDGITHEVPVPVRWREVAGVRLLSACGWQRSNDRPGSHLPTEYEAIFEAVCSHLGQIDISGSPPFFDRLEIRVEAPFEDVPLPVGDEHISLAEALHEDLYFTALEIFQHRLGLPELSRSLLPGQVAPFIRFGETPRLNIRTTRPDPGEDPEFGDAASLERAGHWIGAATIKAHLDRLGGTAFEASSRQGRPVWGRVVNEAAPMRLALSAGQHPNETSPMVGAMRAAQALAGQGVGFTFCPLLNPDGYALFRELCAIHPGHMHHAARYTAGGNDLTFGEGFENDALQQSRALSRADVHVNLHGYPSHEWTRPLTGYAPRGFARWAIPKGFFLILRHHPGYEDLGRRVLDAAIGAVAGHDAQMRVNREMLARYRSIFPEPDFEIAADAIPCDVQMREDELFPVTLITEAPDETIQGEDFRIAQETQFRVVMAVANALSGDSLSV; the protein is encoded by the coding sequence ATGAGCTGGACGGAATTTCCGCGAACGCTGGATCATCTGCCCGCCGACGCGCAGGAGGCATGGCTGTTCGAAAGCCCCGCTGCCCGGCAAAGCGCCGAGAGGCGATTGGGGATCAAGCTGCGCTCTGCCTATAAGACGCTGCTGCATGAGGTGCTGGAGCGCGGATTGCTGCGCGGGGCCGAAAGCGCCTCGATCCGCTGCCCTGTGGTTGAGGGGGACGATCCCGACCGCTTCCGGCTCGAATGTTATCCGCTGAGCGATCTGGTCGCCACCCGCATCCGCTATGAGATGGTGCCCCATCTCGGGGACGGGTTGCCGTGCTATCACATCCTGCGCGATGACGGGATAACCCACGAGGTGCCGGTGCCGGTCCGCTGGCGCGAGGTGGCCGGGGTGCGGCTGCTCTCGGCCTGCGGCTGGCAACGCAGCAATGACCGGCCGGGAAGCCATCTGCCAACCGAATATGAGGCGATCTTCGAGGCGGTCTGTAGCCATCTCGGGCAGATCGACATCTCGGGCAGCCCGCCTTTCTTCGACCGGCTGGAGATCCGGGTAGAAGCGCCGTTCGAGGATGTGCCGCTGCCGGTCGGTGACGAACATATCTCGCTGGCCGAGGCGCTGCATGAGGATTTGTATTTCACCGCGCTTGAGATTTTCCAGCATCGGCTCGGCCTGCCCGAGCTTTCGCGCAGCTTGCTTCCGGGGCAGGTCGCGCCCTTCATCCGCTTCGGAGAAACGCCGCGGCTGAACATCCGAACGACCCGTCCCGATCCGGGCGAAGATCCAGAGTTCGGCGATGCCGCCTCGCTGGAGCGTGCAGGCCACTGGATCGGGGCCGCGACGATCAAGGCACATCTCGACCGGCTCGGCGGCACGGCCTTCGAGGCGAGCTCGCGGCAGGGCAGGCCGGTCTGGGGGCGGGTGGTGAACGAGGCGGCCCCGATGCGGCTCGCGCTCAGCGCGGGGCAGCACCCGAACGAGACCTCGCCGATGGTCGGTGCGATGCGCGCGGCGCAGGCGCTGGCGGGGCAGGGGGTCGGCTTTACCTTCTGCCCGCTGCTGAACCCCGATGGATATGCGCTGTTTCGCGAACTCTGCGCGATCCATCCCGGTCACATGCATCACGCCGCGCGCTATACGGCGGGGGGCAACGATCTGACCTTCGGCGAGGGGTTCGAGAACGACGCGCTGCAACAATCCCGCGCCCTCAGCCGCGCCGATGTGCATGTCAATCTGCACGGCTATCCCTCGCATGAATGGACGCGCCCGCTGACCGGCTATGCGCCGCGCGGCTTCGCACGGTGGGCGATCCCGAAAGGCTTCTTCCTGATCTTGCGGCATCATCCGGGATATGAGGATCTCGGGCGGCGGGTTCTCGACGCCGCGATCGGGGCCGTGGCCGGGCATGATGCGCAGATGCGGGTCAACCGCGAGATGTTGGCCCGGTATCGCAGCATCTTTCCCGAGCCGGATTTCGAGATTGCGGCGGATGCGATCCCCTGCGACGTGCAGATGCGCGAGGACGAGCTTTTCCCGGTCACGCTGATCACCGAGGCACCCGACGAAACCATTCAGGGCGAGGATTTCCGCATCGCCCAGGAAACCCAGTTCCGGGTCGTCATGGCCGTCGCCAATGCTCTGTCGGGAGACAGCCTGTCTGTGTGA
- the selA gene encoding L-seryl-tRNA(Sec) selenium transferase yields the protein MTEALRHLPSVDRLLGSDAGAALTAAHGRLRATEAIREAVASLRKTVLGGEAMPSDPGASVLAAAEASLSRPDPLRPCLNLTGTVLHTNLGRALLPEDAITAATEAMRTAVALEFSLETGGRGERDDHLRGLLCELTGAEDATVVNNNAAAVLLALNTLAAGREAVVSRGELIEIGGAFRIPDIMARAGARLVEVGTTNRTHPKDYRAALGPETGLVMKVHCSNYRIEGFTREVEAPDLKPIAAEAGVPLMNDLGSGSLIDMSRYGLRREPTVAEAVEAGADLVTFSGDKLLGGPQAGFIVGRADLIARINANPMKRAMRLDKIRIAALAAVLRLYRDPDTVMARVPTLRMLSRPKTDIAAQAERLRAPVGVLLAPLGVEVSLCDCDSQVGSGALPTDTLPSSGLRLVAAGGPGGRDPERLAERLRGLPMPVIARISEGAVILDLRTLRDDAQLLAALEDAAP from the coding sequence TTGACCGAGGCGCTTCGGCATCTCCCCTCGGTCGACAGGCTGTTGGGAAGCGATGCGGGCGCGGCGCTGACCGCGGCGCATGGCCGTCTGCGAGCGACCGAGGCGATCCGCGAGGCCGTGGCCAGCCTGCGCAAGACGGTTCTGGGCGGCGAGGCCATGCCCTCCGATCCCGGAGCTTCGGTGCTGGCGGCGGCCGAGGCGTCGCTGAGCCGTCCCGATCCGCTGCGCCCCTGCCTGAACCTGACAGGCACGGTGCTGCACACCAATCTCGGCCGGGCGTTGCTGCCCGAAGACGCGATTACCGCCGCGACAGAGGCGATGCGAACGGCGGTGGCGCTGGAGTTCAGCCTTGAAACCGGCGGGCGCGGCGAGCGCGACGATCATCTGCGTGGACTGCTTTGCGAATTGACCGGGGCCGAGGACGCGACCGTCGTCAACAACAATGCCGCCGCCGTTCTGCTGGCGCTGAATACGCTTGCAGCGGGGCGCGAGGCGGTGGTCTCGCGCGGGGAGCTGATCGAGATCGGCGGCGCATTCCGCATCCCGGACATCATGGCGCGAGCCGGTGCAAGGCTGGTCGAGGTCGGCACCACCAACCGCACCCATCCGAAGGATTACCGCGCCGCGCTTGGTCCCGAAACCGGGCTTGTGATGAAGGTGCATTGCTCGAATTACCGCATCGAAGGCTTCACCCGTGAGGTCGAAGCGCCCGATCTGAAGCCCATCGCGGCCGAGGCCGGAGTGCCCTTGATGAATGATCTCGGCTCGGGTTCGCTGATCGATATGTCGCGCTATGGGCTGCGGCGCGAGCCGACCGTGGCCGAGGCGGTCGAGGCCGGGGCGGATCTGGTAACGTTTTCCGGCGACAAGCTGCTTGGCGGACCTCAGGCGGGTTTCATCGTCGGTCGGGCTGATCTGATTGCGCGGATCAATGCCAATCCGATGAAGCGAGCGATGCGGCTCGACAAGATCCGTATCGCCGCCCTGGCCGCGGTGCTGCGGCTATATCGCGATCCCGACACTGTGATGGCGCGGGTGCCGACGCTGCGGATGCTCAGCCGTCCGAAGACCGACATCGCCGCCCAGGCCGAGCGGCTGCGCGCGCCGGTGGGGGTTCTTCTCGCACCGCTCGGGGTCGAGGTGAGCCTTTGCGATTGCGACAGTCAGGTCGGATCGGGCGCACTGCCGACGGACACGCTGCCGAGCAGCGGGCTGCGTCTTGTCGCCGCTGGCGGCCCCGGCGGCCGAGACCCAGAGCGCCTCGCCGAACGGCTTCGCGGCTTGCCCATGCCGGTAATCGCGCGCATTTCCGAGGGGGCGGTGATCCTCGATCTGCGCACGCTGCGCGACGACGCCCAGCTTCTCGCCGCTTTGGAGGATGCCGCGCCGTGA
- a CDS encoding ABC transporter permease: MPFLSYILKRLFQAVFVIVVVTLFVSYAIRLTGDPAVMMTGNSASVTEADLERIREALDLNRPFIEQYLGFMGGLFTGDLGNSFFRGSVAGLIAQALPATLLLALSSILISILLSIPLGVYAATHRGSIADQAIRIFSLVGLSFPNFWLAIMLILLFSVKLQWLPASGFDGLQSLIMPAATMGVILTATNLRIVRTTMLDVLSAQYIMVARAKGLAERQVVYKHALRNSSIALVTYLGLQFGALMGGVVVVEMVFNWPGMGSLALQAISQRDYPVLQAVISILAIMIVLVNLLVDLAYVALDPRIRLE; this comes from the coding sequence ATGCCTTTTCTAAGCTATATCCTCAAGCGTCTCTTCCAGGCGGTCTTCGTGATCGTGGTGGTGACGCTGTTCGTCTCCTACGCGATCCGGCTGACCGGCGATCCGGCGGTGATGATGACCGGCAACAGCGCCAGCGTCACCGAGGCGGATCTGGAACGTATCCGCGAGGCGCTTGATCTGAACCGGCCCTTCATCGAGCAGTATCTTGGCTTCATGGGCGGGCTGTTCACCGGCGACCTGGGCAACAGTTTCTTCCGAGGCTCGGTCGCGGGGCTGATCGCGCAGGCGCTGCCGGCGACGCTGCTTCTGGCGTTGAGCTCTATCCTGATCTCGATCCTGCTGTCGATCCCGCTTGGCGTCTATGCGGCGACGCATCGCGGCTCGATCGCGGATCAGGCGATCCGGATCTTTTCTCTGGTCGGGCTGTCCTTCCCGAATTTCTGGCTGGCCATCATGCTGATCCTGCTGTTCTCGGTCAAACTGCAATGGCTGCCCGCATCGGGCTTTGACGGTCTGCAATCGCTGATCATGCCGGCCGCGACGATGGGGGTGATCCTGACCGCGACCAATCTGCGCATCGTGCGCACGACCATGCTCGACGTGCTTTCGGCGCAATATATCATGGTCGCCCGCGCCAAGGGGCTGGCCGAGCGGCAGGTGGTCTATAAGCACGCGCTGCGAAACTCCTCGATCGCGCTCGTCACCTATCTGGGCCTGCAATTCGGCGCGCTGATGGGCGGCGTCGTGGTGGTCGAGATGGTGTTCAACTGGCCCGGCATGGGCTCGCTCGCCTTGCAAGCGATCAGCCAGCGCGACTATCCGGTGCTTCAGGCGGTGATCTCGATTCTCGCGATCATGATCGTGCTGGTGAACCTGCTGGTCGATCTTGCCTATGTCGCGCTCGACCCGCGCATCCGGCTGGAGTGA